TCTCGAAGGTCGCGCCCAGCACGCCGCCGACCTGGGCAGGTGACAGGTATGCCCCGAAGCTCAGCGGCTGCTCGGGGGCTTCGTCCAGCAGCAACAGGCTCCCGGCCCGGTGAACGCCCCGGCCCACACCGAACTGTGCTGCCCCAAACGAACCCCCGCAGCAGATGACCTGATCGGCAGCCAGGGTTGTCCCGCCTTCCAGCACCGCGCCGCTGCCGGTGATCGCTGCCGCCCGCCCGCGCACCAGCCGAGCCCCCGACGCCACCTTGAGGACCCGCACCAATGCTGCGCCGCTCACCCAGCCGCCTTCGGGAATCTCCAGAGCGCTGTGCCAGCCGGGCGGGAGGTCGGTAGATTCGCGCCAGCGGTGCGGCAACTCAGCGGGCAAATTGGCCTGCCACTTGCGCCGGGTCTTCTCGTCCGGCACCGGGCGCAGCACGCCGGTCTGACCGTGGGGGACGACGTGGCCGCAAACCTCAAGCTCCTGGATCAAGGCCCAGGTCTGGCGCAAGCCTTTGAGTGAGAGCGCCTCCACCTTGCCGCTCTGCCCGCGCACCGGGTTGAGCAACGCAGCGGGCACGTCGCTTGAGCGGCCCTCCCCAGCGTCGAGCAGCGTCACCACAAAGCCGCGCCGCGCCGCGAAATACGCCGCCGACGCTCCCACGATGCCGCCGCCGATGACCAGCAGGCGTCTCACGGTTTGCAGGCCACCAGAAACTCGCGCTTGCCCACCAACCCGGCAGCCCGGCCACGCCGCCGCTCCACCCGCAGACCCGCCGCGATCAGACTGCGCCGCACTGCACCCGCCGCGCTGTAGGTCGCCAGCCGTCCACCCGGCGCGAGGCTGTCGGCCAGGCGGGCCAGAAACTCAGGCGTCCAGACTTCCGGGTTCCGGGCGGGGCTGAAGCCGTCGAGATAGATGGCGTCGGCCCACTGCGGGGGCAGCAATGCGGCGGTGATGTCGGCAAACCATAGGCGCAGGCGGTGCGGCCCGTGCTGAACGCTCAGATGCCCGGCTTGTTGGCCGGCATCCCAGGCGTGCAGCAGCGCCCGCCAGAGAGGATGGGCCTCGTCTCCGGCCACACCCACCAGATCGGAAGCCGCCAACGGAAACGCCTCAAATGCCAGATAGTTCAGCGGCACGCCGCGCCCGGTCACATCGGCCAGGGTGGTGCGGAAGTTCAGGCCCAGCCCGAAACCGACCTCCAGCACGCGGGGGGCCGGGTGAAGGCACGCGGCGCTGCCTTCCAGAAACACCGTACGCGACTGGCGGACCGCGCCGTGCTGCGACGCGTACCACTCGCCGTAGCGCTCGCTGAAGACACTTAGGGAGCCGTCGGCGGTGGGTACGGCAGCAGCAGGTGGGGTAGCAGCAGGTACGGGGGCGGCGGGTTCCATGGACCGTGGCTACTTGCCCAGATCGGCAGGCGGAATGGGACTGCCCTCGGCGGGGGCAGGCAACAGCAGTTCGTTCTGGCGCACGAAGGCCCACATGAAGCGCGGAATGACCACCAGTTGCGATTTGTAGGCCTGGATGGCTTTGATCTGCCGGGCACGCTGGGGAGCCGTCACCGGGTAGCGCTGCCACTTGAGGCCCTGCGAGGTAGGACGCGGCGGCGCGAGCGGCAGCCCCTCGTGCAGGCCCTTGGGCAGCGGCCACTCCAGCCCGCCGTGAACCAGGTAGAAGTACAGCTTCT
This portion of the Deinococcus rubellus genome encodes:
- a CDS encoding NAD(P)/FAD-dependent oxidoreductase, encoding MRRLLVIGGGIVGASAAYFAARRGFVVTLLDAGEGRSSDVPAALLNPVRGQSGKVEALSLKGLRQTWALIQELEVCGHVVPHGQTGVLRPVPDEKTRRKWQANLPAELPHRWRESTDLPPGWHSALEIPEGGWVSGAALVRVLKVASGARLVRGRAAAITGSGAVLEGGTTLAADQVICCGGSFGAAQFGVGRGVHRAGSLLLLDEAPEQPLSFGAYLSPAQVGGVLGATFETQVDSHAEALALGLPLKSLDWLLDKGGPLPICAALASRAAGRACASRRCGADWTSQGCGTSAGWAARASCWGHCWRGMWWREWRLRPRIVVPPVGTDDEPDGSGASITLNPLWLTTALH
- the mnmD gene encoding tRNA (5-methylaminomethyl-2-thiouridine)(34)-methyltransferase MnmD, with product MEPAAPVPAATPPAAAVPTADGSLSVFSERYGEWYASQHGAVRQSRTVFLEGSAACLHPAPRVLEVGFGLGLNFRTTLADVTGRGVPLNYLAFEAFPLAASDLVGVAGDEAHPLWRALLHAWDAGQQAGHLSVQHGPHRLRLWFADITAALLPPQWADAIYLDGFSPARNPEVWTPEFLARLADSLAPGGRLATYSAAGAVRRSLIAAGLRVERRRGRAAGLVGKREFLVACKP